In a single window of the Deinococcus aetherius genome:
- the rsmI gene encoding 16S rRNA (cytidine(1402)-2'-O)-methyltransferase has protein sequence MTAEAPAPHVWLVPTPVGNLGDITLRAVEVLRGADAVACEDTRRTGALLTHLGVSKPLVRLDAHTMYRAPAVLEEHPRLAYVTDAGTPGISDPGAELVRAAITAGIPVEVLPGPTAFVPALVLSGLPNARFTFEGFLPRSGRERRERLAAVAARAETTVLYESPHRLTDTLNDLAEVCGPTRQASVTRELSKRFEETARGTLEGLASHFAGEVRGEIVVVVAGRPAGEAAPGEEVPDHTALARGWAAEGRSARDIRELLIARGLRKNDAYALALRVTQGA, from the coding sequence GTGACCGCCGAGGCTCCCGCCCCCCACGTCTGGCTCGTGCCGACCCCGGTGGGCAACCTCGGGGACATCACCCTCCGGGCGGTGGAGGTGCTGCGCGGCGCGGACGCCGTGGCCTGCGAGGACACGCGGCGCACCGGGGCGCTCCTCACGCATCTGGGGGTGAGCAAACCCCTCGTGCGGCTCGACGCCCACACCATGTACCGGGCTCCCGCCGTGCTGGAAGAACACCCCCGCCTTGCCTACGTGACCGACGCGGGCACGCCGGGGATCAGCGACCCGGGCGCGGAACTCGTGCGGGCGGCCATCACGGCAGGTATCCCGGTCGAGGTGCTGCCCGGTCCCACGGCCTTCGTCCCCGCCCTGGTCCTGTCCGGTCTCCCGAACGCCCGTTTCACCTTCGAGGGCTTCCTGCCCCGCTCCGGCAGGGAGCGCCGCGAACGCCTCGCCGCCGTCGCCGCCCGAGCCGAGACGACCGTGCTGTACGAGAGCCCGCACCGCCTCACCGACACCCTGAACGACCTTGCGGAGGTGTGCGGCCCCACGCGGCAGGCGAGCGTGACCCGTGAACTCTCCAAACGCTTCGAGGAGACGGCGCGCGGAACGCTGGAGGGCCTCGCCTCCCACTTTGCGGGGGAGGTGCGCGGGGAGATCGTGGTCGTCGTGGCGGGGCGCCCGGCGGGGGAGGCGGCCCCCGGTGAGGAGGTGCCCGACCATACGGCCCTGGCGCGGGGCTGGGCCGCCGAGGGCAGGAGCGCCCGAGACATCCGGGAATTGCTCATCGCCCGGGGTTTGCGTAAGAATGACGCTTACGCCCTGGCCCTGCGGGTGACGCAAGGCGCCTGA